The window TTGTTTAACTTACGTTTTTTTAAGTAATCATAGTAGGCGCTTGAAGTAATCATAGTAGGTATTTTCATTTACCCAGTCATTGCTATCTTTTATAAACAGGGATTCTTGTAGGTAAGATGAcgataaataaaatagtaaatGACAAATTTACACCGCacttcaataataaaaatttaaactaacACAACAATGAACTCTCTGTCATTTTATCCGAAGAACATGCTCATGCGAGTATAGTGCAGTGTTGGCCACTCGGGCGGTCTGAGTCGGGCCTGGCGGAGTTGCCAGCGGCCCAAGCTGGTGGGAATTGATTCTAATCGGCCCGCTTGTTTACACAGTTCGGTTCGATCCCGGGCCGAGTCCTCAGCCACAGCCAGTGAACCCATGAACTGATTCGCGGATTTGCGGGATGGGGcagttcattttttttaaaattttaaattttatgttttagtttaatataatcaactattcaatattttaaataaattttactttgtaaataaaagaagtcaaaaagaaaattaattttttttcgatTTAACAAGCAGAAGTAGCCAAGCaggtgaattaatttttttattttctatataaaataaaaaaggacGGTAcctcatataaattttattaattaaaaagaaattttacatataatttgagAGGAATCCTctcaaaaaaatgaaataaaccgCATCAATACACAAAAAAGAATAGACAACTTTTaaaatgacaaaaataaattaatctaaTTCATGTGGTGATTTGTTCGTGATTCGTTCATTCGGTTGATTCGTGTGAGCGGTATGCGTGCTTAATTCGTTTGATTTATGAGCCGGAATTGTTTTACCATATAGCGACTCGTATTCGATTCGTAATATGTAACGACCGAACTTGTttttcaaaccgaaccgaagCGAAGCGAAAAtacttcggttttttcggttcgtTTAAACCCCCCAAACTTTATCACTTATTAACCAAATTGCGAACTTGAATCCAATCTGTCGCGTTTTTGTTCATCTAGGTCCTTATGTTCTGCTGAATAATTTTTAGATGCAATATTTAGTTCATTGCATCATAAATAAACGTTCgaagtaaaaataataaatgttaGACGATATCAAGAATAGCGGTAAAAGATTAGACATGGTAATATAACATGACGGGCAAACTAGTTAAGTTTTGTTATATCGTATTATAAGGCTAATCTCTTCTTTCTTATGACCTAAAGGCCTTTTCTCTCTCTCCGAGAATAGGTGATATTGATATAGGTCAGAATTATGATAAATAAGGGAATTGGAAAATAATTATGAGGGATAGATAGATGGCGAACTTGAATACAAAGACAATAGGGATACGTTAACAATTAACGTATCACGTATGTAGTTTTAATgtattgttgttattattattattatacataaatataatttaaaaataatataaatttcagttaaatcGAAATTATGTTTTTCAGAAACTGGATCAAGCCGCATTTTTTTCCTATTATAACCGAAAACTGAACTAACtggaatttaaatttttcaaacCGAACTGGACCGAACTTGTACGTTCGGTTATTTCGGTGCGGTTTTGCTCGGCCCTGGATTAAACATAACTCAATAATTtctatttcggttcggttcgattttACTCGGCCcagaatttaatatttaatataactaAATAATTCTTGGATTATTTTAACCGATCAGTTTAACCGGACATTAATCAGTATTAAAAGATAGCGGGCATCCTGGCTGGGACATATTTTCTTCTGTTGCGAAGATAAGAAGGAACAAAAGGGGCGACGAAGAAACCTAGTAACACTGTGCGAGTGTCCGAAGCGAGCACGAAGAAGACATGTTACAAATGTTACCCTCTTTTTGTTCTTGTCCTTGTATTTCTCTTGGTCGTACTAAAAGTTACAAGCCTCTTCAATCCTACAGTAGTTCAAGCGTATCTCCTTCTCTTGTTATTGATGAAGTTCAGACAGCTACTTCCCAGCGGCCCCCTCTCGTTTCGCCTTGTCCCCGCCGTCTTATTTTGCTCAGACACGCTCATAGTTCTTACTCTTCTGCTTCTCTCCGAGGTAGTATCTTCCTCATCAACTGTTTTTATGTTTTCACAGTCTTTTATTACAGCCCCTTGTTTGCTAATCAGTTGTAAGTATGAGTCTGATGTAGTTGTGTGTCATAATTAGCTAGCAATTTTAGATCAACGTGTGCTGTTATGGTTCGAATGGCCTAATTGTTGTTTTGTTAGAAGATAATTTGGATAGAGAAGAATTCGTAGATAGTCTAGTTGTAATAGTTTATCTCCGTTTCCGTTTATTTGGCCTAGGATAGGGGCTCTCTTTGATAACTCTGTTTTTCTTTCGGGAAAGATAAGAAAGTCGAGAGATTAGGTAGATGGGAATATGTGTTACAGTGTTATGGTTTGAGGTAGATAGGAACTCTagaaatgatttttgatttcttGTGGCTCTACATTCGAATTTTCGAAGTCATCTTCTTCCTTTGTTGCTGCGTCCTACGGGAGCTGTGTTTGTCCCCCTTCTTAACAAGAGAATGGAAGTGTTTTTCTTGTCCAGATTACTAGACTCATAACTGAATCAGTGGGAAAAATATCTTCTCTGTGTCTCAAAAGTGCATAACTAGTTTTAGATCAGGATGTGAATCATAATAAGCACTAGGGCCATGTTTGTTTGGAGGGTTTATAATCCCCAGATTGTTACCTTATTTATCTCATTTGTAAAGGATTATAATCCCATGAATTCATATTCCAATCACTGTTTTAGTCCATTTTTATGGGATTATAACCCCTTGTGAGAGAAGATGTTATAATCCCATGGAAATGAAATAAAAAGTTGATTGGAATACTATCCAATGGGATTATAATCCctttaatttaaagaaaataatatagttATCGCGGAATTATAATCCTTTAAAACAAACAAGGCCTAGATGTTTAATGCCTGTAAACTACTAGTTCAAATTCTACAAATTTTTGCCATAGCGACTACTTAAAGTGGCCATTCCGCTGAATTGCTGTTTGGAACCGCCATTCTAACATATACATGCAGACTTGATAGACTTGTATTGTATCATCATCAGACAAAGCACTAAGATGCTAAAACAAATGACAGTATAAATCATATTCTGTGTGAGAAAGTGAAAGAACCAAACATCCTCTCTTAATATTTTTTGGTGAAGCTGGTCATCACATCTTTCCAAATCACTTGCTCTTGAACATGTAGACAAGCAAATAATATTGTAATCCATAATGTTAGCATACATATAGCTGCTCTATATTGTATGTGATGGATACATAGTTCCAGATGCCTGTTAAAATTTTAGTATCAAACATCTTAACTGATGGGACCAAATGTATTGTACATTGACCATCAAGCTGAAGAAAAAGGTTGCAGAAATGCATAACTTGTACATTCAACCTGTTTAGAATTCCTACAAATCCAGAAAGAAAGATGATTCATAGAGTTTGTAGTTGCATTGTAATATGAGTGTCTCAATGAGGTTGCACATTGCTCTATCTGTAGTGACATTCATACTTGGTAATTGCAACTGTTTTgagtttttaaaaacaaatacatCAACCTGAGTTTGAGAATGCACGAACTTAAGTTGATAATGCAAATTCTGTACCTGTTTTGGAGCTTGTATTAACATATTGTTTTgagtttttaaaaacaaatacatCAACCTGAGTTTAAGAATGCATGAACTTAAGTTGATAATGCAAATTCTGTACCTGTTTTGAAGCTTGTATTAACATTCGTTTACCACGTTCTCTCAAAATTTTGAGTGTGCATGTAAAACAAATACATCCCAGTTCTTTAAGCAACCGTGCATCCACTAGCCATGTAGACAATTTAATCTTTCTGTAATATCATTTTCTACATCACTATGGGCATCCCTCCATCAATCTGTTATTGGCTATACATTTAtgtatatacttatattataaataaaaactcCATTCTCTGTCTTCTTATAGATCACGACCGACCTCTGAGCGAAGCTGGAGAAGCTGATGCTATCAAAGTTTCTCAGAAGCTTCATCAGTTGGGCTGGGTTCCTGAATTGATTTTATCTAGGTTAGTGTTATTATGCATTGCTTCATATCACAACATTTAGTCATCTATCCCCAGTACACATTCTACTGGTAAATAGATTGCACAGAATTAGTTGATAACAAACAATTCTGTATAGTGACGCAGTGCGAACAAGGGAAACACTCAAGTGCATGCAGGAAAAAGTGAAAGAGCTGTCTGAAGCTGAGGTACATTTCATCTCGAGCTTTTATTCTATTGCAGCAATGGATGGACAGACCGCTCAGCACCTTCAACAAGCCATCTGTAAATATGCACGAGATGAGACACTTACAGTTATGTGAGTTCTGCTGACTGTTACAGCTTCTTTGGACGTTCTATCTTGT of the Daucus carota subsp. sativus chromosome 4, DH1 v3.0, whole genome shotgun sequence genome contains:
- the LOC108216413 gene encoding uncharacterized protein At3g52155, chloroplastic; the protein is MLQMLPSFCSCPCISLGRTKSYKPLQSYSSSSVSPSLVIDEVQTATSQRPPLVSPCPRRLILLRHAHSSYSSASLRDHDRPLSEAGEADAIKVSQKLHQLGWVPELILSSDAVRTRETLKCMQEKVKELSEAEVHFISSFYSIAAMDGQTAQHLQQAICKYARDETLTVMCMGHNRGWEEAASMLSGASIELKTCNAALLEASGNSWEEAFSLAGFGGWKLHYIVKPNSNVDNIGQLS